GTCTGTATCAGTATCTGTGTCAGTATCAGTATCAGTGTCTGTGTCCGTATCAGTATCTGTATCTGTGTCAGTATCAGTATCTGTGTCTGTATCCGTGTCAGTATCAGTATCAGTATCAGTGTCTGTGTCCGTATCAGTATCTGTGTCCGTATCTGTATCAGTGTCAGTGTCTGTATCTGTGTCTGTATCAGTATCTGTGTCTGTGTCAGTATCAGTGTCCGTGTCCGTGTCTGTATCTGTGTCCGTGTCTGTATCTGTATCTGTGTCAGTATCAGTGTCTGTATCTGTGTCCGTGTCTGTATCTGTGTCCGTGTCTGTATCCGTGTCTGTGTCCGTATCTGTATCAGTGTCTGTATCAGTATCAGTATCAGTATCAGTGTCTGTGTCAGTGTCTGTATCTGTGTCTGTATCAGTATCTGTATCTGTGTCAGTATCAGTGTCCGTGTCTGTATCTGTGTCCGTGTCTGTATCTGTGTCCGTGTCTGTATCCGTGTCTGTATCCGTGTCAGTATCAGTGTCTGTATCAGTGTCTGTATCAGTATCTGTGTCAGTATCAGTATCAGTGTCTGTGTCCGTATCAGTATCTGTATCTGTGTCAGTATCAGTATCTGTGTCTGTATCCGTGTCAGTATCAGTATCAGTATCAGTATCAGTGTCTGTGTCCGTATCAGTATCTGTGTCTGTATCAGTATCTGTATCAGTATCTGTATCAGTGTCTGTATCTGTGTCTGTATCTGTGTCCGTGTCAGTATCAGTGTCTGTATCAGTATCAGTATCAGTATCTGTGTCTGTGTCCGTATCTGTGTCAGTATCTGTGTCAGTATCAGTGTCAGTATCTGTATCAGTATCTGTATCAGTATCTGTATCAGTATCTGTGTCAGTATCCGTGTCTGTATCAGTATCACCTTCTAATCTGTCACTTCTTTCTGTTTCAGCAGGAGTCACTTCTTGTTCAGTATCTTCTTGTGCACCAAAATAAGTTTGAGAAACTACTGTTCCAGCAGCTGCTGCTTCTAATTGCTCAGCTAAACTACCAAAATTATCGATAATTGCACCATCAATATTTGCAACTGTACTTTCTGCTAAATTAGTTTTTAAAACTTCTATTATTTCTGCGCTTTCTAAAGAAGGATCATTTAAAGCATTTTCAATTTCATTCATACCGTCTTGAGTTGAAGATACTCCAAGAGCAGTTGTTAAAGCAAAAGGATCAGTAGGATTGTTGCTTTTTATTAAGTCAGCCATATTTTCTAAAACTAAATTGATTTTTTCATCACCTTGTTTTAGAATTAAATTAATTGAACTATCACCATTGGTTAAGTTAAAAGTATAATTATCGGCACCTACTAAATAGTATTGTTCCCCTTCTTGAGGTTGAAAGGTCATACCATTTTCAACTATTTTTTCCTCTAATTCTGCATTTGTATGTCTAATTATTAATTTAATCATTTTTTTTCCTTCGCTTGAAACTGAAAATTTCCTACTCCAATTATAAAATAAAAAAGTTGCTTATTAGTCGCTTTTATTTTTATGAAATAAAATCTTTAATTCTTTCATAATCTTCTATATAATCTACCTCTGCCCAAAATACTCCAGCAATGTCATTTACATAAACTTTTTTACCATCTTCTACAGTTCTATAGATGATATCTTCCCACCAACAACTATAATCTTCATTAGAAACAGCATCTATAACATTTTGCTTAAATACTTGTAGATCACTTTTATTTAAAATTCCAATTCCTACATATTCACCTGTAGTTTCATTATTTGTTAAATGTTTTCCATATTTTTTTAGAAATTCACCTTCCCAATTAAATCTATAGTCTGCATCTTCAATTCTTGTACTATCACTTAACATTAGAGGTGATCTTTTTTCAGCCAATAAAATATCTAATACTTTCTCTTCCATAAAAACATCACCATTCATAATCATAATATCATCATCTGGAGTTAAAAAATCTCTTGCAAACCAAACTGATGAGATCGAATTTGCTACTCTAAAAAAAGGATTGAAATATCTAACATAAGATAAACCTTCTAAGGCTTGATGAATATATCTTTCTTGATATCCAGTTACAATAGCTATCTCTTTTATCCCTTTCTTTTTTAATAATTCCATGGTGTATCTAATTAAAGGTTGGCCATTTATATCTACACAACATTTTGGTTGTCCTTGAAGATGCCTACTAATTCTACTTCCAACTCCAGCTGCCATTATTAAAACTTTCATTTTATTCTCCCCTGCTTATTTTATAGTAATCATAAAGTGCATCAATTAATATATCTACATACTCTTTTGTCATATCTCCCATATGTGAAACTCTAAAAACCTTATCTTTAAGTTCTCCACCATTTGGAGTAAGTACACAGTTATATCTTCTTTCTAAGTCTCTTACTATATCACTTGCACTTTTTTCATCAAGTGGACTTAAAGTTGTCATGGCATTTGGCATGAAATTACTATATATTTCTAAAGGTAATTTCTCAATTTCTTTTCTAAAATACTCTGCTATGTCTCTTGCTTTATTATTATGAAAAGAGATTCCTTCTTTCTTTATATTTAATAATCTGTCATGTAATTGTAAAATTATTAATACTGCGGGAGTAAAAGGAGTTTGTCCTCTCTCTCCATCTTTTATATAACTGTTAAAATCAAAATATAACTGATGTTTAGGGTTAATCTTTTTTATTGCCATAGGAGATAAAACTACCATAGTTAAACCAGGAGGTAAAGCTAGTCCTTTATGTGAACTTGTAATTACCACATCTATATTTTGTTCTTGCATATCAAGTTTATCTGTGATAAACATACTTATAGCATCAACAATATTTAAAATATTATATTTTTTTGTAAACTTACCTATACTTTCTAAATCATATAATATTCCTACACTTGTTTCATGAGCATTTACTAATAAAGCTGTTGCATCCTTATAAACTTCTAACTCTTCAGTATTTTTTAGGTTATTATCATTTATTTGATGATTATAATTCTTTATATTATGAATATTACAAATATCTACAAATCTTTGTCCAAATCCTCCACCATTTATTACTAATGCTTTATCTTCTGTATTTAAAAGATTTTGTATAGAAGCTTCCATTCCTGCTGTTCCAGAAGCTGTTAAAAAAAGTACTCTACTTCCTTTTGGTGCATTTAATATTTCAAGTAAGATTTTTTCACATTCAAATACTATTTGAGAAAACTCTTCATTTCTAAAATAAGGAGTTTGGATTGAACCAAGTTTTAATGTACTTTCATACATCTTAACTGGACCAGGAGTAAAAATATATTTATTATATAAATTAAACATTTTAGGCCTTTGCAATAATATAATTAATTATCAAATTTCTTTTTTGATAGTATAGAGTAATTTATCTGCATTATTTATAAAGTAAAAAGTACTTTTGTCATAAAAAAATTTATTAAGATTTTTTTCATTATTATCAAATTGAAAAACTAAATCCCAATAAAATTTATTTTTTGTTCTTAAAACTTTTATTCTTTCATATGAAGATGTCTTATCTTTAACCATTAAATAAATATAGTCATTTTCTATAAAAAAATCTATAGGTATATAATTATCATTTAATGAAAGTTCTTCGAAAGTTGAGATATTTTTATTAGTAAAATAAACTCCAAAAGAGTTTTCTTTTATATATTCACCAATATATAAATATCCATTTTTATACATCACTGCTTTTGTGATTGTTTTTTTCTTATTGTAATATAAAGACTTAGAAGGGAAAATTTTGCTTTCTTTGATTTGTTTTTCTTTGATTATTTTATTAATTTTAAAAATAAAATCTTCATCATAACTTTTGCTAAATTTGATAAAGTCTATTCTTCTTAGTTCTTTTGTTAAATTTTTTTTATTATTCTCATATTCCATATAATTTAAATATTTATCTATTAA
This sequence is a window from Halarcobacter bivalviorum. Protein-coding genes within it:
- a CDS encoding pyridoxal-phosphate-dependent aminotransferase family protein, with translation MFNLYNKYIFTPGPVKMYESTLKLGSIQTPYFRNEEFSQIVFECEKILLEILNAPKGSRVLFLTASGTAGMEASIQNLLNTEDKALVINGGGFGQRFVDICNIHNIKNYNHQINDNNLKNTEELEVYKDATALLVNAHETSVGILYDLESIGKFTKKYNILNIVDAISMFITDKLDMQEQNIDVVITSSHKGLALPPGLTMVVLSPMAIKKINPKHQLYFDFNSYIKDGERGQTPFTPAVLIILQLHDRLLNIKKEGISFHNNKARDIAEYFRKEIEKLPLEIYSNFMPNAMTTLSPLDEKSASDIVRDLERRYNCVLTPNGGELKDKVFRVSHMGDMTKEYVDILIDALYDYYKISRGE
- a CDS encoding NTP transferase domain-containing protein, translating into MKVLIMAAGVGSRISRHLQGQPKCCVDINGQPLIRYTMELLKKKGIKEIAIVTGYQERYIHQALEGLSYVRYFNPFFRVANSISSVWFARDFLTPDDDIMIMNGDVFMEEKVLDILLAEKRSPLMLSDSTRIEDADYRFNWEGEFLKKYGKHLTNNETTGEYVGIGILNKSDLQVFKQNVIDAVSNEDYSCWWEDIIYRTVEDGKKVYVNDIAGVFWAEVDYIEDYERIKDFIS